The Saccharomonospora cyanea NA-134 genome includes a region encoding these proteins:
- a CDS encoding AMP-binding protein, translated as MEQREFTAWLRSPRESTGIRFAHRDGWDHWPYPRLAGLAGRFAAVYRSEGVREGDVVAILLDTGPEFVAALYAAAAVGAAAAPVAPPPLFGPAAEHTLRIEAVLDNARPTLVVTSTRHRGHTGDRRALIAEEIAEEATSAMTGAGRHTGGRLTGEPVGLLAPAEPDRTVLVQFTSGSTASPRGVRVSEGALATTLSTLGGWLDHTPDTPTASWLPLHHDMGLVGCLLGPVAHQADLWLLPTAEFVRRPLRYLRCFSEHRAALSAMPVFGLDHISARVRPRDLAGADFSSWRVLILGAERIDPDSLRRFHDLLGPHGFDPAAFAPAYGLAEATLAVTGTPAGRGWRSLTVDPATLVPGARVVRADVPAAREIVSCGPPLGRARVRVLDDRGDAVDDGVVGEISVEGPMVASGYVGDSEATGSRLEGSGVRTGDAGFLLDGELFVLGRLGDAMKIRGRTVYAEDLEAVLGHEGARPVVALGSRAARPVVLAVVGTTESGARIERIRSTLDRLGEGASVEVRRVPAARVPRTTSGKPRRRELFRRFLNGELDEAGSTVGELAKP; from the coding sequence GTGGAACAGCGGGAGTTCACCGCGTGGCTGCGCTCGCCACGTGAGAGTACCGGGATCCGGTTCGCACACCGCGACGGCTGGGACCACTGGCCGTACCCCCGTCTGGCCGGGCTGGCCGGACGGTTCGCCGCGGTGTACCGGTCCGAGGGAGTGCGGGAGGGCGACGTCGTCGCGATCCTGCTCGACACCGGGCCGGAGTTCGTCGCCGCCCTCTACGCCGCCGCGGCGGTCGGCGCGGCGGCCGCGCCCGTGGCTCCGCCTCCACTGTTCGGCCCGGCGGCGGAACACACACTGCGGATCGAGGCCGTGCTGGACAACGCTCGGCCCACCCTCGTGGTGACGAGCACGCGGCATCGGGGCCACACCGGTGATCGTCGCGCTCTGATCGCCGAGGAGATCGCCGAGGAGGCCACATCGGCTATGACGGGGGCCGGTCGGCACACCGGGGGACGGCTCACCGGCGAGCCGGTGGGCCTGCTCGCACCGGCTGAGCCGGACCGCACGGTGCTCGTGCAGTTCACCTCGGGGTCCACGGCCTCGCCCCGCGGCGTCCGCGTCTCCGAAGGAGCTCTGGCCACCACACTCTCCACGCTCGGCGGGTGGCTCGACCACACACCGGACACGCCCACCGCGTCGTGGCTGCCGCTGCATCACGACATGGGCCTCGTCGGCTGCCTGCTCGGTCCGGTGGCGCACCAGGCGGATCTGTGGTTGCTGCCGACGGCGGAGTTCGTCCGCAGGCCCCTCCGGTACCTGCGCTGTTTCTCCGAACACCGGGCGGCCCTGTCCGCGATGCCCGTGTTCGGGCTCGACCACATCAGCGCGCGGGTCCGTCCCCGAGACCTCGCCGGGGCGGACTTCTCCTCGTGGCGGGTGCTGATCCTCGGCGCCGAACGGATCGACCCCGACTCGCTGCGCCGGTTCCACGACCTGCTCGGGCCGCACGGCTTCGACCCGGCCGCGTTCGCGCCCGCGTACGGGCTGGCCGAGGCGACCCTCGCGGTGACGGGAACCCCGGCCGGACGTGGCTGGCGTTCGCTGACCGTGGACCCGGCCACGCTGGTGCCCGGCGCGCGGGTGGTCCGTGCCGACGTCCCGGCGGCGCGCGAGATCGTCAGTTGCGGTCCTCCGCTGGGCCGTGCCCGGGTTCGGGTGCTCGACGACCGCGGCGATGCGGTGGACGACGGTGTCGTCGGTGAGATCAGCGTGGAGGGGCCGATGGTGGCCTCCGGTTACGTCGGCGATTCCGAGGCCACGGGGTCCCGCCTGGAGGGGAGCGGGGTTCGGACCGGCGACGCGGGTTTCCTCCTCGACGGCGAGTTGTTCGTCCTCGGCAGACTCGGCGACGCGATGAAGATCCGCGGCCGGACGGTGTACGCCGAGGACCTGGAGGCGGTACTGGGGCACGAGGGTGCGCGCCCCGTGGTGGCCCTCGGTTCGCGGGCGGCGCGACCGGTGGTGCTGGCCGTGGTCGGCACGACGGAGTCCGGAGCGCGGATCGAGCGGATCCGCTCGACGCTCGATCGTCTCGGTGAGGGAGCGAGCGTGGAGGTGCGGCGCGTACCGGCGGCGCGCGTGCCCCGCACGACGAGCGGCAAGCCGCGTCGGCGTGAACTGTTCCGCCGGTTTCTGAACGGCGAACTCGACGAGGCGGGCAGCACGGTCGGGGAGTTGGCGAAACCTTGA
- a CDS encoding non-ribosomal peptide synthetase has protein sequence MSRTEGSLDRVRRGVAEALGLAPEEIGNDDDLRHLGLDSLAVMRLATRWKSEGLDVSFGELIEWSTPAEWAALLDRTAGEEPVPEPESTELRATAPLVSPPESSFELTPLQHAYHYGRSEALALGGVGSHFYVEFEGDAVDPDRLADAVLWLQRRHPMLRARFGDDGLGRVRPTGAWSGLVVDDLRELSEDERAERLARTRHRLVHRRFAVDRGEVFDVRLTLLPGGRGRVHVQIDMLVCDATSFRILLDELVRRYTDPGFDPAPPAVDFPAYTVAARAATARARERAEAYWRERLAELPDSGPALPYARDLAGISGHTTIQRSFSVPARARRTFAARARSAGLTESSLVLAAFTEVLAAWSERDRFLLTVPFYGREPVHPEVDTMVGDFTGMVLLDVDAGEPMPFARRARALQDRLRARLANAAYSGIDVLRDLSHRDGEAVLSPIVFTSALGLGELFEPEVRRCLGEPVHSMSQNPQVAIDVQLTDRQGALHVHWDIADGVFLPGVADALVNAVSALVEWAVESEWDVPAPDPRGVRPEDRPGFVDDSPAPSGTLHDPVFAMAARTPDSPAVLGPDGSRGYAELTSEALAVAGGLVERGVRPGDLVAVCLPKGVEQLACVLGVLAAGAAYVPIGVEQPPARRERILRRAGVTHLITQAPRREGTDPGVPVVSPQELRSAEPLEAPCPRSGEDLAYVIFTSGSTGEPKGVEITHAAALNTIVAVNERFGVGPGDRVLAVSALDFDLSVYDLFGMLSVGAALVTVTEDQRRDARAQSELVAEYGVTVWNTVPALLEMLLVAADDGSLSTLRTVLVSGDRVPLDLAERLRPHAPDARFAALGGATEAAIWSNFYEPGPDGVVPAVEAGEPAWRSMPYGFPLPRQRFRVVDARGRDCPDWVTGELWIGGAGVALGYRGDPERTAEQFPVVDGERWYRTRDLGRYRTSGVLEFLGRADNQVKLRGHRIELGEVEAALSGHPGVDAAVALVVDAPNPYLGVVVTTAEPDALESEQVLRHAAEHLPPPMVPETVVAVAALPLTPNGKTDTGALTTLLRQQRERGQDAGGGEPMGPAERLVAEVWADLLDVPSVRRDDNFFLAGGDSIIATRMLARLRDRGIEVPLRRLLDHPVLAEFAEGLVSTGQASAPVLATDPENRYEPFGATETQRAYWLGRSEQFALGGVGSHWYWEFDGVDVDLPRLEDALNGLIERHDMLRAVFDEDGRQRVLPVVERFRIPVTVTDDRGELDRLRDRLSTRIADPARWPLLHVEAVTIGRSTRLAFSFDYLVLDALSIVVLLRELAVRYRDLEAPLPPLRLTFRDYVLGATPPADEVARAREHWLERLDDLPPAPRLPLAADPEAMVAPRFTRLEARLEPEQWRRLTARSREHGVTTSAVLATAYATVLSRFSDRADLTLNLTVFDRRDVHPDIDAVVGDFTSLVLVPFRPRLGAGFAEHALDVQHRIWEAMEHRAASALWVLRELARRTGDAAVTMPVVLTSALGVARDDEPFPFGEPVWGLSQTPQVWLDNQVAERAGGLSVTWDAVEGLLCPGVLETMFAAFVGLLRHLADGDWDGPSVTVTGAAASPPVPLIGAPPAVVPATGTGGLHDAFFAAAQRDPDATALVTPDGAVSFGELSRRALAVAGGLAAAGVGRGDVVAVVLPRGADQITAVLGVVAAGAAYVPVGADQPAARRRRIVENAGAKLAVTEAATADLPDAVVFTDLLAVSPLASPVPGKDDDLAYVIYTSGSTGTPKGVEITHSAALNTVAAITDRFGVDHTDRVLAVSAMDFDLSVYDVFGVLGAGGALVLVGEDARRDARTWVRLVREHGVSLWNSVPALLEMALTVADPGDLASLRTVLVSGDWVPLDLGVRLAEHAPDARLAALGGATEASIWSNVHDVTGVPSVEPGEPPLRSVPYGRPLPGQAYRVVDEFGRDCPEWVTGELWIGGAGVARGYRGDPERTADRFVEVTTEDGRVERWYRTGDLGRYRPGGVLEFLGRRDTQVKIRGHRIELGEVEAALLRHPAVERAVAVVLERPAAHLAAMVTTVERTDTDAYAALPDLRARLSDELPAHMVPDRVTSAATLPLTANGKIDRKAVTAALTESSDAAPLVEPQGELETELAALWAELLDVPTVGRTDSFFLLGGDSLLGTRLVERMRRRFGIGISLRELTSAPTVERLAAVVEDLRGSEADMEEGVL, from the coding sequence ATGTCACGGACTGAGGGATCGCTCGACCGCGTTCGCCGGGGGGTGGCCGAGGCGCTCGGCCTCGCCCCGGAGGAGATCGGGAACGACGACGACCTGCGTCACCTCGGCCTGGACTCCCTCGCCGTGATGCGGCTGGCGACGCGGTGGAAGTCCGAGGGGCTGGACGTGTCCTTCGGCGAGCTCATCGAGTGGTCCACGCCCGCGGAGTGGGCGGCACTGCTCGACCGGACCGCCGGTGAGGAACCGGTGCCGGAGCCCGAGTCGACGGAACTCCGCGCCACGGCCCCGCTCGTGTCACCACCCGAGTCGTCGTTCGAGCTGACACCACTGCAGCACGCCTACCACTACGGGCGGTCCGAGGCACTCGCCCTCGGCGGTGTCGGGTCCCACTTCTACGTCGAGTTCGAGGGCGACGCCGTGGACCCCGACCGGCTGGCCGACGCGGTGCTGTGGCTACAACGACGCCATCCCATGCTGCGGGCCCGCTTCGGTGACGACGGTCTCGGCCGCGTCCGGCCGACCGGGGCGTGGTCCGGTCTAGTGGTCGACGATCTGCGTGAGCTGTCGGAGGACGAGCGGGCGGAACGGCTCGCGCGCACGAGGCACCGGCTCGTGCACCGCAGGTTCGCCGTGGACAGGGGCGAGGTCTTCGACGTGCGGCTCACACTGTTGCCCGGCGGCCGTGGTCGGGTGCACGTCCAGATCGACATGCTCGTCTGCGACGCGACGAGCTTCCGCATCCTGCTCGACGAACTCGTGCGCCGCTACACCGATCCCGGATTCGACCCGGCGCCCCCGGCGGTGGACTTTCCCGCGTACACCGTCGCGGCCCGCGCCGCGACCGCGCGGGCGAGGGAGCGGGCCGAGGCGTACTGGCGCGAGCGGCTCGCCGAACTGCCCGACTCCGGGCCCGCCCTGCCCTACGCCCGTGACCTCGCCGGGATCTCGGGGCACACCACGATCCAGCGCTCGTTCAGCGTTCCCGCCAGGGCGCGCCGCACGTTCGCCGCCCGCGCCCGGAGTGCCGGGCTCACCGAGTCGTCCCTCGTGCTGGCCGCGTTCACGGAGGTGCTGGCGGCCTGGAGCGAGCGGGACCGGTTCCTGCTCACCGTGCCCTTCTACGGTCGCGAGCCGGTTCACCCCGAGGTCGACACGATGGTCGGCGACTTCACGGGCATGGTGCTGCTCGACGTCGACGCGGGCGAGCCGATGCCGTTCGCGCGGCGGGCGCGGGCGTTGCAGGACCGGCTGCGTGCCCGCCTCGCGAACGCCGCCTACTCCGGCATCGACGTGCTCCGCGACCTGTCGCACCGGGACGGCGAGGCCGTGCTGTCGCCGATCGTGTTCACCAGCGCGCTCGGTCTCGGTGAGCTGTTCGAACCCGAGGTGCGCCGCTGCCTCGGAGAGCCCGTCCACTCGATGTCGCAGAACCCGCAGGTCGCCATCGACGTGCAGCTCACCGACCGGCAGGGCGCGCTGCACGTGCACTGGGACATCGCCGACGGCGTGTTCCTGCCCGGGGTCGCCGACGCGCTGGTGAACGCCGTCTCGGCCCTCGTGGAGTGGGCCGTCGAGTCCGAATGGGACGTTCCCGCACCCGATCCGCGCGGGGTGCGGCCGGAGGACCGGCCCGGCTTCGTCGACGACTCGCCCGCGCCTTCCGGGACGCTGCACGATCCGGTGTTCGCCATGGCCGCGCGCACGCCGGACTCACCCGCCGTCCTCGGTCCGGACGGCTCGCGCGGTTACGCCGAGCTGACTTCGGAGGCGCTCGCCGTCGCGGGTGGACTCGTCGAGCGGGGAGTGCGGCCGGGCGATCTCGTCGCGGTGTGCCTGCCGAAGGGCGTCGAGCAACTCGCCTGCGTGCTCGGCGTGCTCGCGGCGGGCGCGGCCTACGTGCCGATCGGCGTCGAGCAGCCACCCGCACGGCGCGAGCGCATCCTGCGTCGTGCGGGCGTCACGCACCTGATCACCCAGGCTCCTCGTCGAGAGGGCACGGACCCCGGGGTTCCCGTGGTGTCCCCTCAGGAGCTGCGTTCGGCGGAACCGCTCGAAGCGCCCTGCCCGAGGTCCGGCGAGGACCTGGCGTACGTGATCTTCACGTCGGGTTCGACGGGGGAGCCGAAGGGGGTCGAGATCACCCACGCGGCGGCGCTGAACACGATCGTCGCGGTCAACGAGCGCTTCGGTGTCGGGCCGGGCGACCGCGTACTCGCCGTGTCCGCCCTCGACTTCGACCTGTCCGTGTACGACCTGTTCGGGATGCTGTCGGTGGGCGCTGCGCTCGTCACCGTCACCGAGGACCAGCGCAGGGACGCCCGCGCGCAGAGCGAACTCGTCGCCGAGTACGGCGTGACGGTGTGGAACACGGTGCCCGCACTGTTGGAGATGCTGCTCGTGGCGGCGGACGACGGCAGCCTGTCGACACTGCGGACCGTGCTGGTGTCCGGTGACCGGGTGCCGCTCGACCTCGCCGAACGGCTGCGCCCGCACGCCCCGGACGCCCGCTTCGCCGCGCTCGGAGGCGCCACCGAAGCCGCGATCTGGTCGAACTTCTACGAGCCCGGGCCGGACGGTGTCGTGCCGGCCGTGGAGGCCGGTGAACCGGCGTGGCGCTCGATGCCGTACGGCTTTCCGCTGCCCCGGCAGCGGTTCCGGGTGGTCGACGCGCGCGGCCGCGACTGCCCGGACTGGGTCACCGGCGAACTCTGGATCGGCGGTGCCGGTGTCGCGCTCGGCTACCGCGGCGACCCCGAGCGCACCGCCGAGCAGTTCCCGGTGGTCGACGGTGAGCGGTGGTACCGCACCCGCGACCTCGGCCGCTATCGGACGAGCGGAGTCCTGGAGTTCCTCGGCCGCGCCGACAACCAGGTGAAGTTGCGCGGCCACCGGATCGAGCTCGGCGAGGTGGAGGCGGCGCTGTCCGGCCACCCGGGCGTCGACGCCGCCGTCGCGCTCGTGGTGGACGCACCGAATCCGTATCTCGGCGTGGTCGTCACCACCGCCGAGCCGGACGCATTGGAGTCCGAACAGGTGCTGCGGCACGCGGCCGAGCACCTGCCACCGCCCATGGTTCCGGAAACGGTCGTCGCCGTGGCGGCCCTGCCGTTGACCCCCAACGGCAAGACCGACACGGGCGCCCTCACGACGCTGCTGAGGCAGCAGCGAGAACGCGGACAGGACGCCGGGGGCGGCGAGCCCATGGGGCCTGCCGAGCGGCTCGTCGCGGAGGTGTGGGCGGACCTGCTCGACGTGCCCTCGGTGCGCCGGGACGACAACTTCTTCCTCGCGGGCGGCGACAGCATCATCGCGACGCGAATGCTGGCGCGGCTGCGGGACCGCGGTATCGAGGTGCCACTGCGCAGGCTGCTCGACCATCCGGTCCTCGCCGAGTTCGCCGAGGGGCTCGTCTCCACCGGACAGGCATCGGCGCCCGTCCTCGCCACGGACCCGGAGAACCGCTACGAGCCGTTCGGAGCGACCGAGACCCAGCGGGCGTACTGGCTCGGCCGCTCCGAACAGTTCGCCCTCGGCGGTGTCGGCTCGCACTGGTACTGGGAGTTCGACGGTGTCGACGTCGATCTACCCAGGCTGGAGGACGCGCTCAACGGGCTGATCGAACGACACGACATGCTGCGGGCCGTCTTCGACGAGGACGGGCGGCAGCGGGTCCTGCCGGTGGTCGAGCGGTTCCGCATCCCGGTCACCGTCACCGACGACCGGGGGGAGCTCGACCGGCTGCGCGACCGGTTGTCCACCCGCATCGCCGATCCGGCACGCTGGCCGCTGCTGCACGTGGAAGCGGTCACGATCGGGAGGAGCACCCGCCTCGCCTTCAGCTTCGACTACCTGGTCCTCGACGCGCTCAGCATCGTGGTGCTGCTGCGGGAGCTGGCCGTTCGCTACCGCGACCTGGAGGCACCCCTGCCACCACTGCGCCTGACCTTCCGCGACTACGTCCTCGGGGCCACACCACCCGCCGACGAGGTGGCGAGGGCACGCGAACACTGGCTGGAGCGCCTCGACGACCTGCCCCCCGCGCCGCGGTTGCCGCTGGCGGCCGACCCGGAGGCGATGGTCGCGCCCAGGTTCACCCGGCTCGAGGCGCGGCTCGAACCGGAACAGTGGCGACGGCTCACCGCGCGCAGCCGCGAGCACGGGGTGACGACGTCGGCGGTCCTGGCCACCGCGTACGCCACCGTGCTGTCGCGGTTCAGCGACCGCGCCGATCTCACGCTGAACCTCACCGTGTTCGATCGCCGTGACGTCCACCCCGACATCGACGCGGTCGTCGGCGACTTCACGTCCCTTGTGCTGGTGCCGTTCCGGCCCCGGCTCGGCGCGGGCTTCGCCGAGCACGCGCTCGACGTGCAGCACCGGATCTGGGAGGCCATGGAGCACCGTGCCGCGTCGGCGCTGTGGGTGCTGCGGGAGCTGGCCAGACGCACCGGTGACGCGGCGGTGACCATGCCGGTGGTGTTGACCAGTGCGCTGGGCGTCGCCCGCGACGACGAGCCGTTCCCGTTCGGTGAACCCGTGTGGGGACTGTCGCAGACCCCGCAGGTATGGCTGGACAACCAGGTCGCCGAGCGCGCCGGTGGCCTGTCGGTGACGTGGGACGCCGTGGAGGGCCTGCTGTGCCCCGGCGTGCTGGAGACGATGTTCGCCGCGTTCGTCGGCCTGCTGCGGCACCTGGCGGACGGCGACTGGGACGGCCCGTCGGTCACCGTCACCGGCGCTGCCGCATCCCCTCCGGTTCCCCTGATCGGCGCGCCACCCGCTGTGGTGCCCGCCACCGGCACGGGCGGTCTGCACGATGCCTTCTTCGCCGCCGCCCAGCGCGATCCGGACGCGACGGCGCTGGTGACGCCGGACGGCGCGGTGAGTTTCGGTGAGCTGTCCCGGCGGGCGCTGGCCGTGGCGGGTGGACTGGCCGCGGCGGGTGTCGGGCGAGGGGACGTGGTGGCCGTGGTGCTGCCGAGGGGGGCCGACCAGATCACGGCCGTCCTCGGTGTCGTCGCGGCGGGAGCGGCGTACGTGCCGGTCGGGGCCGACCAGCCGGCGGCACGCCGGCGCAGGATCGTGGAGAACGCGGGCGCGAAGCTGGCCGTGACCGAAGCGGCCACCGCCGACCTGCCGGATGCCGTGGTCTTCACCGACCTGCTCGCCGTGTCCCCGCTCGCCTCGCCGGTGCCCGGGAAGGACGACGATCTCGCCTACGTGATCTACACGTCCGGTTCGACGGGAACCCCCAAGGGGGTCGAGATCACCCACTCGGCCGCGCTCAACACGGTCGCGGCGATCACCGACCGCTTCGGGGTGGACCACACCGACCGGGTGCTCGCGGTGTCGGCCATGGACTTCGACCTGTCGGTCTACGACGTCTTCGGGGTGCTGGGAGCCGGTGGCGCGCTCGTGCTCGTCGGCGAGGACGCCCGGCGTGACGCCCGCACCTGGGTGAGGCTGGTGCGGGAACACGGGGTGAGCCTGTGGAACTCGGTGCCCGCGCTGTTGGAGATGGCGTTGACGGTGGCCGACCCGGGTGATCTGGCAAGCCTGCGCACGGTGCTCGTGTCGGGGGACTGGGTTCCCCTGGATCTCGGTGTTCGGCTCGCCGAGCACGCCCCGGACGCCCGCCTGGCCGCGCTCGGCGGTGCCACGGAGGCGTCGATCTGGTCGAACGTCCACGACGTCACGGGCGTGCCGTCGGTCGAGCCGGGCGAGCCGCCGCTGCGTTCCGTGCCGTACGGCCGTCCGCTGCCCGGGCAGGCGTACCGGGTCGTCGACGAGTTCGGCCGGGACTGTCCGGAATGGGTCACGGGGGAGCTGTGGATCGGCGGTGCGGGTGTCGCCCGCGGCTACCGAGGTGATCCGGAACGCACGGCGGACCGCTTCGTGGAGGTCACCACGGAGGACGGGCGCGTCGAACGTTGGTACCGCACCGGTGACCTCGGCCGGTACCGCCCTGGCGGGGTGCTGGAGTTCCTCGGCAGACGTGACACGCAGGTCAAGATCCGGGGACACCGCATCGAACTCGGTGAGGTGGAGGCCGCACTGCTGCGCCATCCCGCTGTGGAACGAGCCGTCGCGGTGGTGCTGGAGCGCCCCGCCGCGCACCTCGCCGCCATGGTCACCACGGTGGAACGCACGGACACCGACGCGTACGCCGCGCTGCCCGACCTGCGGGCCCGGCTCTCCGACGAGTTACCGGCGCACATGGTGCCGGACCGCGTCACCTCGGCCGCCACGCTGCCACTGACCGCCAACGGCAAGATCGACCGCAAGGCCGTGACGGCCGCGCTCACGGAGTCCTCGGACGCCGCACCGCTCGTGGAGCCCCAGGGCGAGCTGGAGACCGAACTGGCCGCGCTGTGGGCCGAACTGCTCGACGTACCCACGGTGGGCCGCACCGACAGCTTCTTCCTCCTCGGCGGGGACAGCCTGCTCGGCACCCGCCTCGTCGAGCGGATGCGACGCCGGTTCGGGATCGGGATCTCACTGCGTGAGCTGACCTCGGCTCCCACGGTGGAGCGGCTCGCCGCCGTCGTGGAGGACCTGCGTGGTTCCGAGGCCGACATGGAAGAGGGAGTGCTATGA
- a CDS encoding (2,3-dihydroxybenzoyl)adenylate synthase, giving the protein MLEGTVPVPREFAARYRREGYWIGRTLADLARPQARTDGTRTAVVTARERLTYRELDERADRLAAGFSSLGFGANDRVVVQLPNRPEFVLTCLALFRLGVIPVLALPSHRRDELVSLCEHTEAVALVVPDVHQRFDHRTLAREVRDGVPGLKHLLVAGDPDGLTGLAELAEAAPSEPETPGPEPSDVAVLLLSGGTSGRPKLIPRTHDDYALQGRLSATAMNFDERGVYLAALPAAHNAAFGCPGVLGTLQVGGTVVLAGSPSPDEAFPLLHGEGVTLTTLMPAHLSLWTELADVLPSRAEGLVVEVGGAMLDPEVARRAEAALGVTVSRWFGITEGVMCCTRPDEPEELRLGTDGRPLCEADEIRIVDSEGHDVPDGHDGELLLRGPYTLRGYYRAPEHNAASFTEDGFFRTGDLARRTPTGHLVISGRIKDVINRGGEKVSTAEVERHVRSHPAVAEVSAVAVPDASLGEKSCVFVIPVPGTEPPTLSDLRTHLTQRGCADYKLPDHLRLVSELPKTPVGKVDTKRLRAEFVAGRKEPSHVTD; this is encoded by the coding sequence ATGCTCGAAGGAACGGTGCCGGTGCCGCGCGAGTTCGCCGCGCGATACCGGCGGGAGGGCTACTGGATCGGTCGAACCCTGGCCGACCTCGCCCGGCCGCAGGCGCGAACGGACGGCACGAGAACGGCGGTGGTGACCGCGCGCGAACGCCTCACCTACCGTGAGCTGGACGAGCGCGCCGACCGCCTCGCAGCGGGATTCTCCTCGCTCGGCTTCGGCGCCAACGACCGTGTGGTCGTGCAGTTGCCGAACCGGCCCGAGTTCGTCCTGACGTGCCTCGCGCTCTTCCGCCTCGGGGTGATCCCCGTGCTGGCGCTGCCGTCCCACCGCCGTGACGAACTGGTGAGTCTGTGCGAGCACACCGAGGCGGTCGCCCTCGTCGTACCCGACGTACACCAGCGGTTCGACCACCGGACGCTGGCCCGCGAGGTGAGGGACGGCGTGCCCGGCCTGAAGCACCTGTTGGTGGCCGGTGACCCGGACGGCCTGACCGGGCTCGCCGAACTGGCGGAGGCGGCACCGTCCGAACCCGAGACACCGGGCCCCGAACCGTCCGACGTCGCCGTGCTGCTGCTGTCCGGCGGCACCAGCGGGCGTCCCAAGCTCATCCCCCGCACCCATGACGACTACGCGTTGCAGGGCAGGTTGTCCGCCACGGCGATGAACTTCGACGAGCGCGGCGTCTACCTCGCCGCCCTGCCCGCCGCGCACAACGCGGCGTTCGGCTGCCCCGGCGTGCTCGGCACCCTCCAGGTCGGTGGCACGGTGGTCCTCGCGGGCAGCCCCAGCCCCGACGAGGCGTTCCCCCTGCTGCACGGCGAAGGGGTCACCCTCACCACCCTGATGCCCGCCCACCTGTCACTGTGGACGGAGCTCGCCGACGTGCTGCCGTCTCGCGCCGAGGGACTCGTGGTGGAGGTCGGTGGCGCCATGCTCGACCCCGAGGTGGCGCGCAGGGCGGAGGCCGCGCTCGGTGTCACGGTGTCACGGTGGTTCGGCATCACCGAGGGCGTCATGTGCTGTACCCGTCCCGACGAGCCGGAGGAGCTGCGGCTGGGCACCGACGGGCGACCGTTGTGCGAGGCCGACGAGATCCGGATCGTCGACTCCGAGGGCCACGACGTTCCCGACGGCCACGACGGCGAGCTGCTGCTGCGCGGCCCGTACACGCTGCGCGGCTACTACCGCGCGCCCGAACACAACGCGGCGTCGTTCACCGAGGACGGCTTCTTCCGCACCGGGGACCTGGCCCGCAGGACACCCACGGGCCACCTCGTGATCTCGGGCCGGATCAAGGACGTCATCAACCGGGGCGGGGAGAAGGTGTCCACGGCCGAGGTCGAGCGGCACGTCCGGTCACACCCCGCGGTCGCCGAGGTGAGCGCCGTCGCGGTGCCCGACGCCTCACTGGGCGAGAAGTCCTGCGTCTTCGTGATCCCGGTGCCGGGAACGGAACCGCCGACCCTGTCGGACCTGCGCACGCATCTGACGCAGCGCGGCTGCGCCGACTACAAACTGCCCGACCACCTGCGCCTGGTGAGCGAGCTGCCGAAGACGCCGGTGGGGAAGGTCGACACGAAGCGGCTGCGGGCCGAGTTCGTCGCAGGCCGGAAGGAGCCGAGCCATGTCACGGACTGA
- a CDS encoding cytochrome P450 — translation MPTPDDVRTTSIADAAAYRQGPPLAEFARLRSQAPVAWVPEPTRRLRSGSGFVEHTGTGFWAVTRHETVVAASRQPTLFSSAARGAFLSDPKSWADLERSRQLLIGMDPPEHGVLRRRIVSAMPTRAALAQSIHDHAASLVSAFVAEGGGDVVADVAAELPLLVLADLLGVPSQDRHLFFEWSNNLVGFDDPDIGGNDVTTFTRTIAEAFGYARRLANDRRRSPRDDFVSALVTGPEPLDESAFCHAWLLMVVAGNETTRHLISGGIDLLLEHPRLAERFVAGADVSKAVDEMLRWVTPIMQFRRTATADTELEGQPIAEGDKVILYYIAANHDETVFDSPEVPDLARDPNPHLSFGVGPHFCLGGHLARQEAVELFTALRPHVARLRRAGSGSRLASNFMNGFKELPVTLGR, via the coding sequence ATGCCCACACCCGACGACGTCCGCACCACCTCGATCGCCGACGCCGCCGCCTACCGGCAGGGACCGCCACTCGCCGAGTTCGCTCGGCTGCGCTCCCAGGCACCCGTGGCGTGGGTGCCCGAGCCCACCCGGCGGCTGCGCTCGGGATCCGGCTTCGTCGAACACACCGGAACCGGCTTCTGGGCGGTCACGCGGCACGAGACCGTCGTGGCGGCGTCCCGGCAACCGACGCTGTTCTCGTCGGCGGCCAGGGGAGCGTTCCTCAGTGACCCCAAGTCGTGGGCCGATCTGGAGCGTTCCCGGCAACTGCTGATCGGCATGGACCCGCCGGAACACGGCGTGCTGCGGCGCCGGATCGTCTCCGCGATGCCGACCCGTGCCGCGCTCGCCCAGTCGATCCACGACCACGCGGCCTCGCTGGTGTCGGCCTTCGTGGCCGAGGGCGGTGGGGACGTCGTGGCCGACGTGGCCGCCGAACTGCCGCTGCTGGTGCTCGCCGACCTGCTGGGTGTGCCGAGCCAGGACCGGCACCTGTTCTTCGAGTGGAGCAACAACCTCGTCGGGTTCGACGACCCCGACATCGGGGGCAACGACGTCACCACGTTCACCCGCACGATCGCGGAGGCGTTCGGTTACGCCCGCAGACTGGCGAACGACCGTCGTCGTTCGCCGCGTGACGACTTCGTCAGCGCACTCGTCACGGGACCCGAACCGCTCGACGAGTCGGCGTTCTGCCACGCCTGGTTGCTCATGGTCGTCGCGGGCAACGAGACGACGCGTCACCTCATCTCCGGAGGGATCGATCTGCTGCTGGAGCACCCCCGGCTGGCGGAGCGGTTCGTCGCCGGTGCCGACGTGTCGAAGGCCGTGGACGAGATGCTGCGGTGGGTCACCCCGATCATGCAGTTCCGGCGCACGGCGACGGCGGACACGGAACTGGAGGGCCAACCGATCGCCGAGGGCGACAAGGTGATCCTCTACTACATCGCGGCCAACCACGACGAGACGGTGTTCGACAGCCCCGAGGTTCCCGACCTCGCCCGCGACCCGAACCCGCATCTCAGTTTCGGTGTCGGCCCGCACTTCTGCCTCGGCGGGCACCTCGCGCGGCAGGAGGCCGTGGAGCTGTTCACGGCGCTGCGGCCGCACGTGGCGCGGCTCCGGCGGGCGGGGTCCGGGTCGCGTCTCGCGTCGAACTTCATGAACGGCTTCAAGGAACTGCCCGTCACACTGGGCCGATGA